In Bordetella genomosp. 11, the sequence CGGCGGTTGCAGGGCCGGGGGCAGCCAGTCCAGGCCGGCCAGGCGGATCAGATCGCCCGGCACGGTCTTGATGCCGGTCTGCACGGTCCAGTCCGTGCGAGGCGACACGTCCACGCCGGTCCGGCGTATTGCCTGGGCCAGCTCGGCGGCGGCCCGCGCCGCGCCGGCTTCGTTCCAATGGGTGTCGGTGCGCAGATAGGCGCCGGACATATTGCCGCCGTTGCCATCGTTACCGCCAGCGCCATCGACCGCCGCCAGGGCAGGCGCCAGGTTCACGGCGTCCACGCCTTCGGCGCGCAGTTGCGCGACCCAGCGATCCAGGCGCGGCGCGGATGCCGCGGGCCGCTGCAGGCCGCACAGGCGATCGGCGGCGATGCGGCTTTTGTCGGGCACCACCGCCACGACCAGCGCGATATGCCGCGCAGCCAATTCGTCCTTGACGCGTCCGACTTCCCGCGCGCGCGATTGCGCGTTGTCTTCCGCGTGCGGATAGCGCATGAACTCGTCGGTCAGGAACAGCCACCCCGGGCAGCCCTGGCGGACGCGCGGACCCAGGTCGCCGGCCACGATCCAGCTGAATCCGCGTTCCAGCCTGGCGGACTCGGCGGGAAGCGGCGCATCGGACAGGGCGTGGGCCAGCGCGCGGGTGGTGTCGCCGTGCATGAAAGCGGGCCAGTTGAAGCCTTGCGGGAGCAGATCCAGCGTGCCGCGGGCCGCCTGGACGACGGTTGTGACCAGGCCGGCCAGCAGGAAGAGAACCAGCGCCGCGCCGGCCAGTTGGCTTGTCCAGCGCGCGATGCGGCTGGGATGGTCGATGGGAGGAGCGCTTGGCGTCATGGCTCAGAACTGGAAGTACAGGAACGGCACGGCGCCGCGGCTGGCGATCAGCGCGAAGGAAAACAGAAAGCCCATGACCGGCCACAGCGCGCCCGCGGTCAGCACGGCCGGATTCCGGAAGCGCTCCATCCATGGGGCCAGGGCGGGCGCGAAGGCGCAGAAAACGCCCAGCGCTATCGTCATGACGTGGACGGGCCGTAGCGCCAGCCGCATCTCGTCGCCCAGGGCGATGCCGTGCAGGCCGAACTGGCCCGCGTACATGGCCAGCGCGCCCTCGAAAGTATGGGCGCGGAAGATGGTCCACGCCAGCATGACGAACAGCAGCGTCAGCACGCGGGCAGGCAGGCGCGGCAGCGCGGGCAAGCCGCTGTTGATCCACAGGCGTTCGACGCATAGCGCCAGGCCGTGCGCGATGCCCCACAGCAGGAAATTCCAGCTGTCGCCGCCGTGCCACAGGCCGGCGATGGCCATGGTCAGAAGAAGGTTGCGGTAGGTGCGCGCGACGCCGTGGCGATTGCCGCCCAGCGGGATGTACAGATAGTCGCGCAGCCAGGTGGAAAGCGATATGTGCCAGCGCCGCCAGAAGTCCTGGATGCTGCGCGCCAGGTAGGGA encodes:
- a CDS encoding alginate O-acetyltransferase AlgX-related protein, which produces MTPSAPPIDHPSRIARWTSQLAGAALVLFLLAGLVTTVVQAARGTLDLLPQGFNWPAFMHGDTTRALAHALSDAPLPAESARLERGFSWIVAGDLGPRVRQGCPGWLFLTDEFMRYPHAEDNAQSRAREVGRVKDELAARHIALVVAVVPDKSRIAADRLCGLQRPAASAPRLDRWVAQLRAEGVDAVNLAPALAAVDGAGGNDGNGGNMSGAYLRTDTHWNEAGAARAAAELAQAIRRTGVDVSPRTDWTVQTGIKTVPGDLIRLAGLDWLPPALQPPPDITRVSVFTQAPQPAGTSGADDLFGDSNLPNTALIGTSFSRNGNFVPYLERDLHARVPDFAKDGGDFAGAANAYFGGAAFKQTPPKLLIWEIPERVIEAPRNGDTIALGPR